The Nitrospira sp. KM1 genome includes a window with the following:
- a CDS encoding FecR family protein — protein sequence MVTLDSLVMQSRRLLRHGHHVTPDDRTLSDEAIHWRVRLQSEDLTPEEHRSFEEWKNRTPDHRAAFDKVDNLWRDLDAPSRLVWEEASQGIKSSKVLSPGVGLKWKWGALAASIALVVLAGLWFSEYLDQWTPGMISTARGQRLSITLEDGSTVHLNTDSTISVELTERRRFIRLKKGEATFSVAPDKSRPFDVESAGGITRAVGTEFNVRRHDDEVTVTVTEGTVEVSKLDQANRQANPSQVTVGEQIGYSRRTGIGAVSQADLVQATGWRRGQLVFDLKPLGEVVEEVDRYWPGKILVISPGLRQHRISGVFKTGDPAAVVHALETTFHVKSVTVAGYLVVLYQ from the coding sequence GTGGTAACACTCGATTCGCTCGTCATGCAGAGTAGGCGCCTGCTTCGGCATGGACATCACGTGACGCCGGATGATCGTACATTATCGGACGAAGCCATTCACTGGAGGGTCCGCCTGCAATCGGAGGATCTGACTCCCGAGGAGCACCGCTCCTTCGAGGAATGGAAGAATCGAACCCCAGACCATCGTGCCGCTTTCGACAAGGTCGATAACCTCTGGCGGGATCTCGATGCGCCCAGCCGTCTTGTGTGGGAGGAGGCCAGCCAGGGAATCAAATCATCCAAAGTCCTTTCACCGGGTGTAGGGCTGAAATGGAAATGGGGGGCTCTTGCTGCGTCGATCGCATTGGTCGTGCTCGCCGGACTATGGTTCTCCGAATATCTGGATCAGTGGACGCCGGGTATGATTTCCACTGCCAGAGGACAACGTTTGAGCATAACTCTGGAAGATGGATCGACCGTCCATCTGAACACGGACTCGACGATCTCCGTCGAATTGACCGAACGACGCAGGTTTATCCGTCTAAAGAAGGGTGAAGCCACGTTTTCAGTCGCACCGGACAAGTCTCGTCCGTTCGACGTTGAATCTGCGGGCGGCATTACGCGGGCCGTGGGGACAGAGTTCAACGTCAGGCGGCACGATGATGAAGTGACGGTGACGGTGACAGAAGGGACCGTGGAAGTATCTAAGTTAGACCAGGCGAATCGCCAAGCCAATCCATCACAGGTGACAGTCGGTGAACAGATCGGGTACAGCCGTCGCACGGGTATCGGTGCCGTATCGCAGGCCGACCTGGTGCAAGCAACGGGTTGGCGCAGGGGACAATTGGTCTTCGATCTCAAACCGCTGGGAGAAGTCGTCGAAGAAGTCGATCGGTATTGGCCGGGTAAAATCCTGGTGATCAGTCCCGGCCTCCGTCAGCATCGCATCAGCGGTGTCTTCAAGACAGGTGATCCTGCGGCGGTCGTGCATGCCTTGGAAACGACATTCCATGTCAAATCAGTGACGGTCGCCGGATATCTCGTCGTTCTCTACCAATAG
- a CDS encoding type II toxin-antitoxin system HicA family toxin, producing the protein MPRLRRLSGERVIAILVQFGFTTYSQRGSHVKLRRKGPAQEAQTLTIPLHLPSIRNLTLARCEPS; encoded by the coding sequence ATGCCTAGACTGAGACGGTTGTCTGGAGAACGGGTCATCGCTATCCTCGTCCAATTTGGGTTTACGACATACTCCCAGCGCGGCAGTCATGTGAAGCTTCGTCGAAAGGGACCCGCACAGGAAGCTCAAACGTTAACCATTCCCCTCCATCTCCCCTCCATCAGGAACTTGACATTGGCACGTTGCGAGCCATCGTGA
- a CDS encoding PIN domain-containing protein, which yields MHQVLVIGKSFPAYVAGVKGNLVPDAYLAALAIESGSEWITTDRDYYRFPGLRVRHPFKESSSWRPSS from the coding sequence TTGCACCAGGTCCTCGTCATTGGGAAATCTTTTCCCGCTTATGTGGCCGGCGTCAAAGGCAACTTGGTTCCCGATGCGTATCTCGCGGCGCTGGCCATCGAAAGTGGAAGCGAATGGATCACAACCGACCGGGATTACTACCGCTTTCCCGGGCTTCGCGTTCGACATCCCTTCAAAGAAAGTTCGTCTTGGCGTCCATCCTCCTAA
- a CDS encoding DNA-binding protein — protein MKKSSAYQAKLIKTLRDVREAEEYLKCGGGPQGDMAQLADKTKLDRESLYKMLPPHGNPEFRSLDILLHALGFRLAVTVNR, from the coding sequence ATGAAAAAGAGCTCCGCCTATCAGGCAAAGCTGATCAAGACCCTACGTGATGTCCGTGAAGCCGAAGAATATCTGAAATGTGGCGGAGGCCCCCAAGGAGATATGGCGCAGCTGGCCGACAAAACCAAACTCGATCGTGAAAGCCTCTATAAAATGCTTCCTCCGCATGGCAATCCTGAGTTCCGGAGTCTCGATATTCTTCTTCATGCCTTGGGATTTCGTCTCGCCGTCACTGTGAATCGCTAG
- a CDS encoding FecR family protein, giving the protein MAKSRWGLHLSGWKTRREMHAGVSQRFRSGDGKQPGLNSVMDQALDWFLRLKQANVSTAERRSFEAWQKADARHADAYRSVVRMWDSPEFADAVMRHGQEEVASVPPKRDRNRLRSRAIIAVTVVMAIALMNVTAIRIALESDHKTGTGQREKFSLSDGSIATLNTGSAVNVQFSASTRRLELLKGETYVEVTRDPERAFELIGGQASARVLGTAFSMRRESQATIVTVKRGEVAVRHVDENSSAMLLQAGDQVRVTDNGLEPLRRVDPEEVFAWVEGRLRFHDRTLDEVVAELSRYHAGIIVIANSKLKTMRVSGNYRLDNPVAVMTSLADATHARLTRLSDYLLILN; this is encoded by the coding sequence ATGGCCAAGTCACGTTGGGGGTTACACCTGTCCGGATGGAAAACTCGACGGGAAATGCATGCCGGAGTGTCTCAACGATTCCGATCTGGCGATGGCAAACAACCTGGGCTGAATTCGGTCATGGATCAGGCATTGGACTGGTTTTTGCGGTTGAAGCAAGCGAACGTTTCTACGGCAGAGAGACGATCGTTCGAGGCATGGCAGAAGGCCGACGCTCGTCATGCCGATGCCTATCGATCAGTCGTCAGAATGTGGGACTCTCCTGAATTCGCCGATGCGGTGATGAGACATGGACAGGAAGAGGTCGCCTCGGTACCGCCGAAAAGGGACCGCAATCGGCTGAGATCTCGTGCCATCATCGCGGTCACGGTCGTCATGGCCATCGCATTGATGAATGTCACGGCGATTCGGATCGCACTGGAGTCGGATCACAAGACCGGTACCGGGCAACGGGAAAAGTTTTCGCTGTCGGATGGTTCCATCGCGACCCTGAATACCGGGTCTGCCGTCAACGTCCAATTCTCAGCCTCAACCCGCAGGCTCGAACTGCTCAAAGGCGAGACCTATGTCGAAGTCACACGCGATCCCGAGCGTGCGTTCGAACTGATTGGCGGCCAAGCCTCGGCTCGCGTATTGGGGACAGCCTTTTCGATGCGGCGGGAATCGCAGGCGACCATCGTCACGGTCAAACGTGGTGAAGTGGCTGTGCGGCACGTGGATGAAAACAGCTCGGCGATGCTCCTCCAAGCCGGCGATCAAGTCAGAGTGACGGACAATGGGCTTGAACCGTTGCGCCGCGTCGATCCCGAAGAGGTCTTTGCGTGGGTCGAGGGAAGGCTCCGATTTCATGATCGGACGCTGGACGAGGTCGTCGCGGAATTGAGCCGGTATCACGCGGGAATCATTGTCATTGCGAATTCGAAGCTCAAGACGATGAGGGTCAGCGGGAACTATCGGCTCGACAATCCGGTGGCGGTGATGACTTCCCTCGCTGACGCCACGCACGCCAGGCTCACCAGACTTTCCGATTATCTGTTGATCCTCAACTAA
- a CDS encoding type II toxin-antitoxin system HicB family antitoxin yields the protein MAECLEIAVVTQGKSLDETMKNLHEAVELHLQGEDLAELGLAPNPTLLVTMEFDLAHA from the coding sequence GTGGCTGAATGCCTGGAAATCGCCGTAGTGACGCAAGGCAAATCGTTGGACGAAACCATGAAGAATCTACATGAGGCTGTCGAACTGCATCTGCAAGGAGAGGATCTGGCCGAACTGGGACTTGCACCGAATCCCACTCTTCTTGTGACAATGGAATTTGACCTGGCTCATGCCTAG
- a CDS encoding RNA polymerase sigma factor: MLEELFLSQRHTLVMTIARMVGCPHTAEDLAHEAYVRVSSAVSTRPILNLQTFLFQTARNLAIDHLRRERTRRRFMTNEVDSEAWMEVASTQPSPETQTMDGQRLAMFDAALSKLPQRARHILLLNKIHGMGYPEIAAQLGVSESTVYNDIRMALAHCLTAMMDKDAL; encoded by the coding sequence ATGTTGGAAGAACTGTTTCTCAGCCAACGCCACACGCTCGTCATGACGATCGCGCGGATGGTCGGATGTCCTCACACGGCCGAAGACCTCGCGCACGAGGCGTACGTGCGAGTCTCGTCCGCCGTCAGTACGCGCCCGATTCTCAACCTCCAGACATTTCTATTCCAAACCGCCCGTAATCTGGCGATCGATCATCTGAGACGTGAACGGACGCGCCGCCGCTTCATGACAAATGAGGTCGACTCGGAAGCGTGGATGGAGGTGGCCTCTACCCAGCCCTCTCCTGAGACGCAGACGATGGACGGGCAGCGCCTTGCCATGTTCGATGCGGCGCTCTCGAAGCTCCCGCAACGGGCTCGACACATCTTGTTGCTCAACAAGATTCATGGGATGGGGTATCCGGAAATTGCGGCGCAGCTGGGAGTGTCCGAGAGCACCGTCTACAACGACATCCGCATGGCCCTGGCGCATTGTCTGACGGCCATGATGGACAAGGACGCACTGTAA
- a CDS encoding TonB-dependent receptor, translating to MIFKVRSKIRGAMVAGLLVGELGSIAYGASPTQPVQSDQTFAFEIPSQPLPSALDAFIKVTNWQVGYGSDLAQGVVSPGVTGQYPPGEALTRILDGTGLTYRSINGDTVTLERTNTSAASAAAAVGVGAMAAAEGMSSGGAGSQSKPVKVPEIFVKDVRERENDTKSYVAEEASTATRTDTPIRDVPQSIQVITRKVIEEQRTFRLADSLQNIAGIVTDRNTQGLNDAFLIRGFSVTNIYRNGLIDPSNINNATDNYNVQRLEVLKGPASVLYGQGDPGGIVNLVTKKPLADPYYSANVMIGSYNFYRTELDATGPLNASKTVLYRINFAGQKAESFVDYVKRDLIAVSPAITWLIGAKTTLTVEADYLKRQNPDYGGLPALGTVLPNINGALPRNRNTTLGEKERYERTQTRVGYDLTHQFNNDWAIRNAYRYTIFEENQLLSAFPTGLLPDQRTLTRAGIEGGSTGSIWHRHFHNMFTNVTGHFPLLGMDHRLLMGFELRQDKTDPTQGVFRTAPNLDLFAPSYGQGLGEQTFAFFSKSDSKMAGAYLQDLIELLPNLKFLGGVRFDYVHQSINPTPSSQLTSDDTAVSPRLGLVYQPIEPVSLYTSWTRGFLPNTADTLNPSGQLFKPERSTQYEVGIKTFFLDNRVSTTLAWYHLTRENLLTPDPTLGPLGYSLQTGEQRSQGIELDVTASLTSGWNVIASYAYTDAEVTKDNDPSLLHKRLGFVPYNKATLWSTYYFQEGLLQGFGVGGGVFGYTSRNASIFGPELNIPGFVRVDAALYYNHNLPVENWLHAKQVNLAVNFRNLFDQGYIESAFNSTTRLFYGEPRTVLATLGLKF from the coding sequence ATGATATTCAAGGTTCGATCGAAGATACGTGGTGCCATGGTCGCAGGCCTGCTGGTCGGAGAGCTGGGTTCGATAGCGTATGGTGCCTCTCCAACCCAGCCTGTCCAGTCCGATCAAACGTTCGCCTTTGAAATTCCGTCGCAGCCGTTGCCAAGCGCATTGGATGCGTTCATCAAGGTGACGAACTGGCAAGTCGGCTACGGATCTGATCTTGCACAGGGAGTGGTTTCCCCCGGCGTGACCGGCCAATACCCTCCAGGGGAAGCGCTGACCCGCATTCTGGACGGAACGGGATTGACCTATCGGTCGATCAATGGGGATACGGTGACATTGGAACGGACGAACACGTCGGCCGCTTCTGCAGCCGCAGCAGTTGGAGTGGGTGCCATGGCTGCCGCCGAAGGTATGTCCTCAGGCGGTGCAGGCTCCCAAAGTAAGCCGGTCAAGGTGCCGGAGATTTTCGTGAAGGACGTGCGCGAGCGTGAAAATGACACCAAATCATACGTGGCTGAAGAAGCGAGCACCGCCACGAGAACCGACACGCCGATCCGTGACGTGCCGCAATCAATTCAGGTGATCACGCGAAAGGTCATTGAAGAGCAGCGAACGTTTCGCTTGGCCGATTCGCTCCAGAACATCGCCGGTATCGTGACCGATCGCAATACTCAGGGACTCAACGATGCCTTCCTCATTCGCGGATTCAGCGTCACCAACATTTATCGTAACGGTTTAATCGATCCCAGCAACATCAATAACGCGACGGATAACTACAATGTCCAGCGTTTAGAGGTGCTCAAAGGACCGGCATCCGTGCTCTACGGGCAGGGAGATCCGGGCGGGATCGTCAATCTGGTGACGAAGAAGCCGCTGGCCGATCCGTACTATTCCGCAAACGTCATGATCGGGAGCTACAATTTTTATCGGACTGAGCTCGACGCGACCGGTCCTCTCAATGCCAGCAAGACGGTCTTGTATCGAATCAATTTTGCTGGACAGAAAGCGGAGAGCTTCGTCGATTATGTGAAGCGGGATCTGATCGCCGTGTCGCCTGCGATTACGTGGCTGATTGGCGCAAAAACGACGTTGACGGTGGAAGCCGATTACTTGAAACGACAGAATCCCGATTACGGCGGTCTTCCCGCGCTTGGAACGGTCCTTCCCAACATCAATGGCGCACTGCCGCGCAATCGCAATACGACCCTCGGTGAGAAGGAGCGGTATGAGCGAACACAGACCAGGGTCGGATATGACCTGACCCATCAATTCAACAACGACTGGGCCATTCGCAATGCCTATCGATACACCATCTTTGAAGAGAACCAACTCTTGAGCGCGTTTCCGACCGGGTTGCTGCCGGATCAGCGTACGCTGACCCGGGCCGGCATTGAAGGGGGTTCTACCGGATCGATTTGGCACCGGCATTTTCACAACATGTTTACGAATGTGACCGGTCATTTCCCATTGCTTGGAATGGATCATCGGCTGCTCATGGGGTTTGAACTGAGGCAGGACAAAACAGATCCGACTCAGGGGGTATTCCGTACGGCTCCCAATCTGGATCTATTTGCTCCTTCCTATGGCCAAGGACTTGGCGAACAGACGTTCGCCTTCTTTTCAAAGTCGGACTCCAAGATGGCCGGCGCCTATCTCCAAGACCTCATCGAATTATTGCCAAACCTCAAATTTCTCGGAGGTGTCCGCTTTGATTACGTCCATCAAAGTATCAATCCGACGCCGAGCAGCCAGTTAACCTCCGATGATACGGCCGTGAGCCCGCGGTTGGGATTGGTGTATCAACCCATCGAACCGGTGTCGCTGTATACGTCATGGACGCGCGGGTTTCTGCCGAATACCGCAGATACACTGAATCCGAGCGGGCAATTGTTCAAGCCGGAGCGTTCGACGCAGTACGAGGTCGGTATCAAGACATTCTTTCTGGACAATCGAGTATCGACGACATTGGCCTGGTACCATTTGACGAGAGAGAATCTGCTCACGCCTGATCCCACACTCGGTCCCCTCGGGTATTCCCTGCAGACGGGCGAGCAGCGAAGTCAGGGGATCGAGTTGGACGTTACCGCGAGCCTCACGAGCGGCTGGAACGTCATCGCGAGTTATGCCTATACCGATGCGGAAGTCACCAAAGATAACGATCCATCGCTCCTCCACAAGCGATTGGGATTTGTGCCGTATAACAAGGCCACGCTCTGGTCGACCTACTATTTTCAGGAGGGTCTGCTTCAGGGATTCGGCGTAGGTGGCGGTGTGTTTGGGTACACGAGCCGTAATGCCTCAATCTTCGGGCCCGAACTCAATATTCCAGGGTTCGTCCGCGTCGATGCGGCGCTGTACTACAACCATAATCTGCCGGTGGAAAACTGGCTTCATGCCAAGCAGGTCAATCTTGCCGTGAATTTCCGCAATCTCTTCGACCAGGGCTATATTGAGTCTGCATTTAATTCGACAACACGGCTCTTTTATGGCGAGCCGCGCACCGTCCTGGCCACGCTCGGCTTGAAGTTCTAG
- a CDS encoding sigma-70 family RNA polymerase sigma factor produces the protein MSTHDYSEHPLLASFLNCYDELTRFLTRKLGCKELAADIVQDTYLRVTRVDHDTDVTHPRAFLFRTAANLATDAMRRQQLRSVYEAGDVATEAIASQAPSAETVLEAQQQCRLLQEAVATLPPKCRTVFLLHKAQHLSYGEVAAQLNISKSAVEKHMSKALAHCRDYMERGGR, from the coding sequence ATGTCCACGCACGACTACTCAGAGCATCCTCTCCTGGCCTCCTTTCTCAACTGTTATGACGAGCTGACCCGCTTTCTCACCAGAAAACTTGGCTGCAAAGAATTGGCGGCCGACATCGTGCAGGATACCTACCTGCGTGTGACGCGCGTGGATCACGACACGGACGTCACGCATCCACGCGCATTCTTGTTCCGGACAGCCGCCAATCTGGCGACGGACGCCATGCGCCGCCAGCAGCTGCGTTCGGTTTATGAAGCAGGCGACGTGGCGACTGAGGCCATTGCCAGCCAGGCCCCGTCGGCTGAAACCGTATTGGAAGCGCAGCAGCAATGCCGTTTGCTGCAAGAAGCCGTGGCCACCTTGCCGCCCAAGTGCCGTACGGTGTTTCTGCTTCACAAAGCGCAGCATCTATCTTATGGCGAAGTTGCGGCACAGCTGAACATTTCAAAGAGCGCCGTCGAAAAGCACATGAGCAAGGCGTTGGCGCATTGCCGTGATTATATGGAGCGTGGCGGTAGATGA
- a CDS encoding TonB-dependent receptor → MQLSIAGSRCKTSRDGRETVFTLNIRACTMLVLGLWIMIGQALPAFSETGAASSTSAGSKINYDIAGQPLNTALRDFALASGLQVSFHDDLANGLTSPGVRGSYTAEEALTQLLAGTGLGFRFTSADTVTLERSNGSSLAPVPLVGAAAGGAAGAGISEANSGSTAQKPVKVPEILVKDVNQRDDDTKSYVAEDASTAMRTDTPIRDTPQSIQVITRKVIEEQRAIRLDTALQNISGIFSSALSNDVNDDWFIRGFNANNNNIVRNGLFDPFSATNASDPYNVQRLEVLKGPSSVLYGLGDPGGIINIVTRKPLSEAAYSANVILGNYNLYRSELDATGPLNASKTLLYRMTVVGQKANSFMDFADRNVVGITPSVTWLMSHRTTLTVDGEYLKRWTQRVTGVPAEGSVLPNINGPLPRNLFTGMGGFGRNDRTVYRIGYDLTHQFNNDWSIRNMYRYAIEDINQVNGGPLAIDPDQRTIQRFWFGAETSLARSHYHSMITNVIGHFKLLDMDHTLLTGVELRQQRSNPSQQILRLGSSLSFDLYAPDYSINPYTAPIVSNSKFDQGLSLVGVYFQDQIALLRNLKLVGGVRFDYVYQWGKNGPYLENPPKQNSDDTGVSPRLGLVYQPIEPVSLYTSWMRGFLPNSPGAFNPTGALFKPERSTQYEVGIKTFFLQNRLSATLAWYHLTRENLTTQDPFIPGFSVQTGEQRSQGIEFDVTASLITGWNVIASYTYTDAEVTKDNDPELVHKRLGSVPYNKATLWSTYHFQEGLLRGFGLGGGVIGYTSRNASIFGPGEVNIPGYVIANAAMYYNHDLQTGNWLGAKQINVSVNLQNLLDQRYVTNGFNTTTGFFFGDPRTVLATVGLRF, encoded by the coding sequence ATGCAGTTAAGTATTGCGGGCAGTCGTTGCAAAACGAGTCGTGACGGGCGGGAAACCGTGTTCACGCTAAACATAAGAGCCTGCACGATGCTGGTTCTGGGCCTGTGGATCATGATCGGACAGGCGCTTCCGGCATTCAGTGAAACGGGAGCGGCTTCATCGACGAGCGCCGGCTCGAAGATCAACTATGACATCGCGGGTCAACCGCTCAATACCGCGCTACGGGATTTTGCATTGGCATCAGGGCTTCAAGTGAGCTTTCACGACGATCTTGCCAACGGCCTGACATCGCCCGGGGTGCGCGGTTCCTACACGGCGGAAGAAGCGCTGACGCAATTGCTGGCAGGCACCGGCTTGGGCTTTCGTTTTACGAGCGCTGATACGGTGACGTTGGAACGATCGAACGGGTCGTCTCTCGCGCCGGTGCCGCTGGTGGGAGCGGCCGCTGGAGGAGCAGCCGGAGCAGGTATCAGCGAAGCAAATTCCGGATCAACAGCACAAAAGCCGGTTAAAGTGCCTGAGATTCTGGTGAAAGATGTGAACCAACGCGACGACGACACGAAGTCGTATGTCGCGGAAGACGCCAGTACAGCCATGCGCACGGACACGCCGATTCGCGATACACCCCAGTCGATACAAGTGATCACGCGCAAAGTGATCGAAGAGCAACGCGCAATTAGACTCGATACCGCGCTTCAGAATATCAGCGGTATTTTTTCGTCGGCGCTCAGCAACGATGTAAACGATGACTGGTTTATACGAGGATTTAATGCAAACAACAACAACATCGTCCGCAATGGTCTATTCGATCCCTTCTCTGCAACGAATGCGTCCGATCCCTATAACGTTCAGCGATTGGAGGTATTGAAAGGCCCATCATCCGTGCTCTACGGCCTTGGCGATCCCGGAGGCATCATCAACATCGTAACCCGTAAACCCCTGTCAGAGGCCGCCTACTCCGCCAATGTCATCCTTGGCAACTATAATCTGTACCGGTCGGAGCTCGACGCGACTGGTCCGCTGAATGCCAGCAAAACGCTGCTCTATCGGATGACCGTTGTCGGTCAAAAGGCGAATAGCTTCATGGATTTTGCAGACCGCAATGTGGTGGGAATAACTCCCTCCGTCACCTGGCTCATGAGCCATCGCACAACCCTGACCGTGGACGGTGAATATTTAAAACGTTGGACCCAACGGGTCACCGGCGTTCCGGCGGAGGGTTCGGTACTGCCTAATATCAATGGGCCGCTCCCACGAAATCTTTTCACCGGGATGGGCGGTTTTGGCCGGAATGATCGAACCGTCTACCGAATAGGGTACGATCTGACTCATCAGTTCAACAACGACTGGTCCATCCGGAACATGTATCGCTATGCCATTGAAGATATTAATCAAGTCAATGGTGGCCCCTTGGCCATAGATCCTGATCAAAGGACGATCCAACGATTCTGGTTTGGAGCCGAAACGAGTCTCGCTCGATCGCACTATCACAGCATGATCACGAACGTGATCGGCCATTTCAAGTTGTTGGACATGGACCATACGTTATTGACCGGGGTGGAACTACGACAACAGCGGAGCAACCCTTCGCAGCAGATTCTACGCCTGGGTTCCTCACTGAGTTTCGACCTCTATGCTCCGGATTACAGTATTAATCCATATACCGCTCCAATTGTGAGCAACAGTAAGTTCGATCAAGGGCTAAGTTTGGTAGGCGTCTACTTTCAGGACCAAATCGCTCTCTTGCGTAATCTGAAACTCGTCGGCGGGGTCAGGTTTGACTACGTGTACCAATGGGGAAAGAACGGGCCCTATTTGGAAAATCCTCCTAAACAAAATTCCGATGATACGGGTGTGAGTCCACGGCTGGGCCTCGTATATCAGCCTATCGAGCCCGTATCGCTCTATACCTCCTGGATGCGAGGATTCTTACCTAACTCTCCCGGTGCGTTTAATCCTACCGGTGCGCTGTTCAAGCCTGAACGGTCCACGCAGTATGAAGTCGGGATCAAGACTTTCTTCTTGCAGAATCGACTATCCGCGACCTTGGCCTGGTATCACCTCACCCGAGAGAATCTCACAACCCAGGATCCGTTTATTCCGGGATTTTCCGTCCAAACCGGTGAACAGCGTAGCCAAGGCATTGAATTCGATGTCACCGCTAGTTTGATCACCGGCTGGAACGTCATCGCGAGCTATACGTACACCGATGCTGAAGTCACCAAGGACAACGATCCGGAGTTAGTGCACAAACGTCTTGGAAGTGTTCCGTATAACAAAGCCACGCTTTGGTCCACTTACCACTTTCAAGAGGGGCTGCTTAGAGGATTCGGGCTTGGCGGCGGCGTGATCGGCTATACGAGTCGGAACGCGTCTATTTTTGGGCCTGGGGAGGTGAATATCCCTGGTTACGTAATCGCAAATGCGGCAATGTACTATAACCACGACTTGCAAACAGGGAACTGGTTAGGAGCGAAACAAATAAACGTCTCCGTAAATCTTCAGAATCTACTCGATCAGCGATACGTCACAAACGGCTTCAACACCACGACCGGGTTCTTTTTCGGCGACCCGCGCACCGTACTGGCAACGGTGGGCCTGCGGTTCTGA
- a CDS encoding PepSY domain-containing protein, with product MLTIRQGKSEKDRLCYSVAPNQHYFWTACRVMNQGFTQSINSLHSWSGLLSGWVLFAVFLTGTLTVFDNEITAWMQPELQEVTSALMRERAPDPGYRVRPAMLAVRQPGEGSITDLPVLKVKWQENRTFSGQTIDPLTGQLVTYRDTQGGDFFYHFHYELLLGQPGAWIVGASGVAMLVALFTGLVIHRRIFKDFFSFRSQSFPYRAWLDTHNITGVLATPFHLMITFTGLVVLWSIYLSAGLPISSQEDSGMAPVQHAFDVQDMTSDRAAPVLVGLADGLTGDRPPAQSPVGETSQSLLFDLHFAQFGSAAIRWVYFILGLTSSIMIATSLLSWTTKRRRYDMSRPRAMHTRLMESLNVAAVAGLLVAIGAFLWANRLLPLPLPGRASWEVRCFFLAWGFCLMHSLLRGGNTFAWKRQLSVAALLLGSLPLLNAFTTKSHLLVSVPRGQWAVAGVDLTALAAGVLLGWMVRRLGQDSPEQSHRQVSSAISPDVESEQL from the coding sequence ATGCTCACTATTCGACAAGGAAAAAGTGAGAAAGACCGGCTATGTTATAGTGTCGCTCCCAATCAGCATTACTTTTGGACAGCCTGCCGGGTCATGAACCAAGGCTTCACTCAATCCATCAACAGTCTCCATTCTTGGAGCGGGCTGCTCTCCGGCTGGGTGTTGTTTGCAGTTTTTCTCACGGGAACGCTCACTGTCTTCGACAACGAAATCACCGCTTGGATGCAGCCCGAACTGCAAGAGGTGACATCGGCTCTCATGAGAGAACGTGCTCCGGATCCCGGATATCGAGTGCGGCCGGCCATGCTGGCTGTTCGTCAACCCGGAGAAGGATCCATTACCGACCTGCCGGTCTTAAAGGTCAAATGGCAGGAGAACCGAACGTTTTCGGGTCAAACGATCGACCCCCTCACCGGTCAACTGGTGACGTATCGGGACACTCAAGGCGGCGATTTCTTTTACCACTTCCATTATGAGCTATTGTTGGGACAACCCGGCGCGTGGATCGTCGGCGCATCCGGAGTCGCCATGCTCGTGGCGCTGTTCACCGGTCTGGTCATTCATCGCAGGATCTTCAAGGATTTTTTTTCATTCCGTTCTCAGTCTTTTCCCTACCGCGCCTGGCTGGACACGCACAACATCACCGGCGTACTGGCGACTCCCTTTCACCTCATGATCACCTTCACCGGTCTGGTCGTCCTCTGGTCCATCTATCTGTCTGCAGGATTACCGATCTCGTCCCAAGAAGATTCCGGCATGGCGCCGGTTCAGCATGCATTCGACGTCCAGGACATGACGAGCGATCGCGCAGCACCCGTTCTCGTGGGTCTGGCAGATGGCTTAACCGGTGACAGACCGCCTGCCCAATCGCCCGTCGGCGAGACATCCCAGTCACTCCTATTCGATCTGCATTTCGCCCAGTTCGGAAGCGCCGCCATACGGTGGGTCTACTTCATCTTGGGATTGACGTCGAGCATCATGATCGCCACGAGTCTTCTGTCATGGACCACCAAGCGGCGGAGGTATGACATGAGCCGCCCGCGTGCCATGCATACTCGTCTCATGGAAAGTCTCAACGTCGCTGCGGTGGCGGGATTGCTCGTCGCGATCGGAGCGTTCTTATGGGCCAATCGCTTGTTGCCGCTCCCGCTTCCCGGGCGGGCATCATGGGAAGTACGCTGCTTTTTTCTGGCATGGGGATTTTGCCTCATGCATAGCCTGCTGCGGGGCGGGAACACGTTCGCATGGAAACGCCAACTCTCTGTCGCGGCCTTGCTGTTGGGAAGTCTGCCGCTGCTCAATGCCTTCACGACCAAGAGTCATCTACTGGTGAGCGTGCCGAGAGGACAATGGGCAGTAGCCGGAGTCGACCTCACGGCATTGGCGGCCGGGGTGCTGTTGGGTTGGATGGTCAGACGACTCGGTCAGGACAGTCCCGAACAATCTCACAGACAAGTCTCATCCGCGATCTCACCTGATGTAGAGTCGGAACAACTTTGA